Proteins encoded together in one Cicer arietinum cultivar CDC Frontier isolate Library 1 chromosome 4, Cicar.CDCFrontier_v2.0, whole genome shotgun sequence window:
- the LOC101494796 gene encoding wall-associated receptor kinase 5-like, with protein sequence MEMKQNLTQLFQIFILTIPMLRVLASNESLYKSLPGCKNTCGDVKIPYPFGISNTSSPNENLCILEPKFNLTCENDTKLIWGNIQVTNINITEGQLEMLFFVSSYCNSENSNRPTLGTAGFTISSKENKFITVGCDSYGYLNSIDNKEIYSTGCLTRCYGNRNQIENGTCSGIGCCQVDIPPNMRNISVQVFDFPNSTDSFGCSSSFIVKDGYYNFSVTDLNEFPYKNVPLIIDWSVGTKNCEASKGDDDYACKANSDCEDDIEGIDFGYRCKCKRGYDGNPYHPDGCTDIDECKPLNNRCDNGQRCNNTEGGFECLCLEGYSKNRNGKGCHSRNIVAKVAIGASAGIMILFLAISSLYLTHQRRKLMKLKKKFFQQNGGFILLQQLSTREDSSQSAQIFTEQELKKATNNYDESLIIGRGGFGTVFKGFLSDNKIIAVKKSKIIDENQIEQFINEVVVLSQINHRNVVKLIGCCLETEVPSLVYEFVSNGTLFDFIQNTKDQTNNTTWKTRLRIAAEAAGALSYLHSSAAIPIIHRDVKSTNILLDENFTTKVSDFGASRLIPLDQTEIATMVQGTLGYLDPEYMQTHQLTEKSDVYSFGVVLAELLTGEKPISFNRPEEKVSLAMNFLSCLKKDGILEAIQDGMLNDENKKEIKEVCFLVARCLRLRGEERPSMKEIAMELDGIRLTEKHHWNDGEANFEESQYLLHLGSSSVLEIGDSSSNFGYTGGYDSLKDQPLIALDDGR encoded by the exons ATGGAAATGAAACAAAATCTCACACAATTATTCCAAATTTTCATACTCACAATACCCATGCTAAGAGTATTAGCATCTAATGAATCCCTTTATAAATCGCTACCCGGTTGCAAAAACACATGTGGAGATGTTAAAATTCCATATCCATTTGGCATATCCAACACATCATCACCAAATGAAAATCTCTGTATTCTAGAACCCAAATTTAATCTCACATGTGAGAACGACACAAAATTAATTTGGGGCAATATACAAGTTACCAACATTAACATCACCGAAGGACAACTTGAAATGTTGTTTTTTGTGTCGAGTTATTGTAATAGCGAAAATTCCAATAGACCCACGTTAGGCACTGCCGGTTTCACCATATCaagcaaagaaaacaaatttataacCGTTGGTTGTGATAGTTACGGTTATCTCAATAGTATTGACAACAAAGAAATATATTCAACGGGTTGCTTAACAAGGTGTTACGGTAATAGAAATCAAATTGAAAACGGAACATGTTCGGGTATTGGTTGTTGTCAAGTTGATATTCCACCAAATATGAGAAATATAAGTGTACAAGTTTTTGATTTTCCTAATTCAACCGATTCTTTTGGATGTAGTAGTTCTTTTATTGTCAAAGATGGATATTATAATTTTTCGGTTACTGATTTGAACGAATTTCCTTATAAGAATGTTCCTCTGATTATTGATTGGAGTGTTGGAACAAAAAATTGTGAGGCCTCAAAGGGTGATGATGATTATGCTTGCAAGGCAAATAGTGATTGTGAAGATGATATTGAGGGCATTGATTTTGGTTATCGATGTAAATGTAAGCGCGGTTATGATGGAAACCCGTATCATCCAGATGGCTGCAcag ACATCGACGAATGTAAGCCATTGAATAACCGATGCGACAATGGTCAACGTTGTAACAACACGGAAGGAGGTTTCGAATGTTTATGTCTTGAAGGATACTCCAAAAATCGAAATGGAAAAGGGTGCCATAGTCGAAATATAGTTGCAAAAGTTGCCATTG GAGCAAGTGCAGGAATCATGATTCTATTTTTGGCGATTTCATCGCTATACTTAACACACCAAAGAAGGAAACTcatgaaactaaaaaaaaaattcttccaACAAAACGGTGGTTTCATTTTACTACAACAACTCTCCACAAGAGAAGATTCATCACAATCAGCTCAAATATTCACAGAACAGGAACTCAAAAAAGCCACAAACAACTACGATGAAAGCTTAATCATCGGTCGAGGTGGTTTCGGTACAGTCTTCAAAGGCTTTTTATCAGACAACAAAATCATTGCtgtcaaaaaatcaaaaataatcgACGAAAACCAAATCGAACAGTTCATAAACGAGGTTGTTGTTCTGTCTCAAATAAATCATAGGAATGTTGTGAAACTTATAGGTTGTTGTTTGGAAACAGAAGTTCCTTCATTGGTCTATGAATTCGTTAGCAACGGTACGCTTTTCGATTTCATACAAAATACGAAAGATCAAACAAATAACACGACATGGAAAACACGTTTAAGAATTGCAGCAGAAGCAGCTGGTGCATTATCTTATCTACATTCTTCTGCAGCAATACCAATTATTCATAGAGATGTTAAAAGTACCAACATTCTCTTAGATGAAAATTTCACTACAAAAGTTTCTGATTTTGGTGCTTCAAGATTAATTCCACTTGATCAAACAGAAATAGCAACAATGGTGCAAGGAACACTTGGTTATTTAGATCCTGAGTATATGCAAACACATCAACTAACTGAGAAAAGTGATGTTTATAGTTTTGGTGTTGTTCTAGCAGAGCTTTTAACAGGGGAGAAACCAATTTCTTTTAATAGGCCAGAAGAAAAAGTTAGTCTTGCTATGAATTTTCTGTCTTGTTTGAAAAAAGATGGAATTTTGGAAGCTATTCAAGATGGAATGTTGAATGATGAAAACAAGAAGGAGATTAAGGAGGTCTGTTTTCTTGTTGCAAGGTGTTTGAGGCTTAGAGGGGAAGAAAGGCCTAGTATGAAGGAAATTGCTATGGAATTGGATGGTATAAGGTTAACGGAGAAACATCATTGGAATGATGGAGAAGCGAATTTTGAGGAGAGTCAATATTTGCTTCATTTGGGATCTTCTAGTGTTCTTGAAATTGGTGATAGTAGTAGTAACTTTGGATATACTGGTGGGTATGATAGTTTGAAAGATCAACCATTGATTGCTTTGGATGATGGAAGATGA